From one Azospirillum sp. TSH100 genomic stretch:
- the napE gene encoding periplasmic nitrate reductase, NapE protein — MSAARQASPARNHDALTFADPRPPVEPGTRRREIAMFLLLAVFIWPVLSVAVVGGYGFVVWMSQLILGPPGPPPV; from the coding sequence ATGAGCGCAGCCCGGCAAGCCAGCCCAGCCCGCAATCACGATGCCCTGACCTTTGCCGACCCGCGGCCGCCCGTTGAACCGGGAACCCGCCGGCGTGAGATCGCCATGTTCCTGCTGCTGGCGGTGTTCATCTGGCCGGTGCTGTCGGTGGCGGTGGTCGGTGGTTATGGCTTCGTCGTGTGGATGTCGCAGTTGATCCTGGGACCGCCGGGGCCGCCGCCGGTCTGA